A part of Maniola hyperantus chromosome 14, iAphHyp1.2, whole genome shotgun sequence genomic DNA contains:
- the PMP34 gene encoding peroxisomal membrane protein PMP34 encodes MASSLLSYETLVHALAGATGSVVGMTAFYPLDTVRSRIQVEDSIKLCGSPIEILIKLANEEGIESLYRGLCPVLQSLSASNFVYFYTFHALRRATSTSNSALRDLMFGMLAGSVNVLLTSPLWVVNTRMKMEKNSYSNLFEGLFDVFQKEGVKGLWSGTVPSLLLVSNPAIQFMVYEALKRKLTSRGQFDTYTAFFVGAIAKAIATTVTYPLQLVQSRLRAGTSLRPLVGTIKSKPTMLFRGLEAKLLQTVLTAALMFLIYEKVVRMVLTIMRIKLTKH; translated from the exons ATGGCTTCGTCATTATTAAGTTATGAGACTCTAGTTCATGCATTGGCCGGTGCTACG ggAAGTGTTGTTGGAATGACAGCATTTTATCCTTTGGACACAGTACGATCAAGAATACAAG TTGAAGACTCTATAAAACTGTGTGGATCACCAATAGAAATACTTATTAAACTAGCGAATGAAGAAGGCATTGAATCGTTATATCGGGGCTTATGCCCTGTTCTACAGTCTCTCTCAGCATCAAACTTTGTTTACTTTTATACATTTCATGCATTACGAAGAGCTACCTCAACTAGCAATTCAGCCTTGAGAGACCTAATGTTCGGTATGCTAGCCGGTAGTGTTAATGTACTACTGACATCACCTCTGTGGGTAGTTAACACTAGAATGAAGATGGAGAAAAATTCATATTCAAACTTATTTGAAGGGCTCTTTGATGTGTTTCAAAAGGAAGGTGTGAAAGGATTATGGTCTGGCACTGTGCCATCATTATTGTTGGTTTCGAATCCTGCTATTCAGTTTATGGTATATGAAGCATTGAAGAGAAAATTGACATCTAGAGGACAGTTTGACACTTACACTGCATTTTTTGTTGGAGCTATAGCAAAAGCAATTGCAACAACTGTAACATACCCTTTGCAGCTGGTACAATCAAGACTAAGAGCTGGCACAAGCTTGAGACCCTTAGTAGGGACTATAAAATCAAAACCTACAATGCTGTTTCGTGGTTTGGAAGCCAAGTTGCTACAGACTGTTCTGACTGCAGcattaatgtttttaatttatgaaaaaGTGGTCCGTATGGTTTTAACTATAATGCGTATAAAGTTAACCAAACATTGA